A genome region from Leishmania mexicana MHOM/GT/2001/U1103 complete genome, chromosome 28 includes the following:
- a CDS encoding putative ribosomal protein S29, with amino-acid sequence MGHLDQWRSRQKIGMGKGARCCVICSNQKALIRKYELNVCRQCFRENAEHIGFTKLR; translated from the coding sequence ATGGGCCATCTCGACCAGTGGCGTTCTCGTCAGAAGATCGGCATGGGCAAGggtgcccgctgctgcgtcatCTGCTCCAACCAGAAGGCGCTGATCCGCAAGTACGAGCTGAACGTGTGCCGTCAGTGCTTCCGTGAAAACGCCGAGCACATCGGCTTCACCAAGCTGCGCTAA
- a CDS encoding 2,3-bisphosphoglycerate-independent phosphoglycerate mutase-like — MNIVCYLIFVCGTLQRGENNYPYWLADEAEAVFVARARTVSRYPFFVNLLPDHPECLPCVLDLPDCNVPGCAQVEGEVFSVSAKMKAWLDVLEDISGGTHVSVPTLVEVCEAPSASFRARGGTTAASLTWPAAVDGEAVTVEAALYFRAKGYPDDWSSPTPRSSSRLISKFSASSMLRLYGDRFNGGVPAHLREDGNWAKATAMQTELNALPEAHWPPSTIAYHAAAAKARVAQPAEGDTSTTPPPIPCYGAPLFPKPMILFIIDGIGDNTYCELGGRTPLEVVAGVPAVSQCAPSPATKAPTAQSLSVMEGVLADSANAALRETLNEHVTSGINIVSRYGVSGLMDPYMAGKSCGSDTAHLSIFGYSPTMYYRGRGAYEALGAGLELEEEDVAFKCNFATFADRTEELYDDEDPALEATALSSTSLADQYVTHRRCDRDFTVEGPALCNDLNGTTVAADLHDIPFDYPHTIKMQYATEHRCGIALSGARRVVRADGSTELLGMLSDKITGTDPLMDGRLLLRCKPTVGKGHPEYAAAVYTCRLVEAASAALTRRLKVHPVNEARRQHNRTVAARLANESALGGSETMARKNLANLLLFRGAAKKGWVPTFAVRHGLHGLILAPTCIIKGLGICCGLRGEVCRACDPTGQESLRGATGDYQSDLMVKVRAALHALRIECPSSHEAAVTAAVQSKATTPQQAGRIIDPHYNFVVVHVKGVDNAGHDRCLQLKLEMLRRSGLAMEALWRELPAGATMAVIADHSTPLGIGDHCCEPVPVSVAVKRTTSEGALSACPTDGVEYYSEVKAASGGLGRFRGEELIPLMKRVHHHYHYV, encoded by the coding sequence ATGAACATAGTATGCTACCTCATATTTGTATGCGggacgctgcagcgtggcGAGAACAACTACCCGTACTGGCTGGCCGATGAGGCCGAGGCCGTCTTCGTGGCCCGTGCTCGCACCGTTAGCCGTTACCCCTTCTTCGTGAACCTTCTCCCCGACCACCCCGAGTGCTTGCCATGTGTGCTGGACCTCCCTGACTGTAACGTGCCGGGATGCGCGCAGGTCGAGGGTGAAGTCTTTTCCGTCTCGGCGAAGATGAAGGCGTGGCTTGATGTACTGGAGGACATCTCCGGCGGGACGCACGTGTCTGTGCCCAcgctggtggaggtgtgCGAGGCACCGAGCGCGTCATTTCGGGCCCGCGGCGGAACCACCGCGGCGTCCCTCACGTggccagcggcggtggacgGGGAGGCGGTGACCGTGGAGGCTGCCTTGTACTTCCGCGCCAAGGGGTACCCGGACGACTGGTCATCACCGACtccccgcagcagctcccgcCTTATTTCAAAGTTCTCAGCTTCCAGCATGTTGCGCCTTTATGGCGACCGCTTCAACGGGGGCGTACCGGCGCATCTCAGGGAGGACGGGAATTGGGCCAAGGCAACGGCCATGCAGACGGAGCTGAATGCGCTGCCTGAGGCGCACTGGCCGCCGTCTACCATTGCCTaccacgctgccgccgcgaaggCCCGCGTGGCTCAGCCGGCTGAGGGGGACACGAGTACCACCCCGCCGCCCATTCCGTGCTACGGCGCCCCACTTTTTCCCAAACCGATGATTCTCTTCATCATCGACGGTATCGGCGACAATACGTACTGTGAGCTCGGCGGGCGCACAccgctggaggtggtggcgggggtgcCGGCTGTGTCGCAGTGTGCGCCTTCTCCTGCCACCAAGGCTCCAACAGCGCAATCGTTGAGTGTGATGGAGGGGGTGCTCGCAGACAGTGCCAATGCTGCGTTGCGCGAGACGCTCAACGAGCATGTTACCTCTGGCATCAATATTGTGAGCCGGTACGGTGTTAGCGGCCTCATGGATCCCTACATGGCCGGCAaaagctgcggcagcgacacggcCCACCTCAGCATATTCGGGTACTCCCCCACCATGTACTATCGTGGCCGTGGCGCCTACGAGGCACTCGGGGCGGGgctggagctggaggaggaagacgtcGCCTTCAAGTGCAACTTCGCTACCTTCGCAGACCGAACGGAGGAGCTGTATGACGACGAGGACCCCGCACTGGAGGCGACGGCCTTGTCGTCGACGTCTTTGGCAGACCAGTATGTTACCCATCGCCGGTGTGACCGCGACTTCACGGTCGAGGGCCCGGCGCTCTGCAACGACCTCAACGGTACGACGGTGGCTGCTGATCTGCATGACATCCCGTTCGACTACCCCCACACCATTAAGATGCAGTACGCTACGGAGCACCGCTGTGGGATAGCGCTAAGCGGGGCACGGCGAGTCGTGCGCGCGGATGGGTCGACGGAGTTGCTCGGCATGCTGTCGGACAAGATCACCGGTACAGATCCACTCATGGACGGGCGACTGCTTCTGCGCTGCAAGCCAACGGTGGGAAAGGGCCACCCCGAgtacgccgctgccgtctaCACGTGCCGCCTTGTGGAGGCTGCCTCAGCTGCCTTGACACGCAGGCTCAAGGTGCACCCGGTGAACGAAGCTAGGCGCCAACACAACCGCACCGTCGCTGCGAGACTCGCGAATGAATCAGCTCTGGGAGGATCAGAGACCATGGCGCGCAAGAACTTGGCCAATCTCCTCCTgttccgcggcgctgccaagAAGGGGTGGGTGCCGACGTTCGCGGTGCGCCACGGCCTTCACGGACTGATCCTAGCCCCGACCTGCATTATCAAAGGTCTGGGCATCTGCTGCGGGCTGCGCGGTGAAGTTTGCCGCGCGTGCGACCCCACCGGGCAAGAGTCTCTCCGTGGCGCCACAGGTGACTATCAATCGGATCTCATGGTCAAGGTGAGggccgcgctgcacgcgctgcgaATCGAGTGCCCGTCATCGCACGAGGCCGCGGtgactgctgctgtgcagtCGAAGGCTACGACACCGCAACAGGCGGGACGCATAATAGATCCGCACTACAACTTTGTAGTGGTGCACGTCAAGGGCGTCGACAACGCCGGGCACGACAGGTGTCTGCAGCTCAAGCTGGAGATGCTTCGGCGGTCTGGGCTGGCAATGGAGGCGCTGTGGAGGGAGCTGCCTGCGGGGGCTACTATGGCCGTCATCGCGGATCATTCCACTCCGCTGGGAATCGGTGACCACTGCTGCGAGCCGGTGCCGGTTTCGGTGGCAGTGAAGCGGACAACCTCTGAGGGTGCGCTGTCCGCGTGCCCTACCGACGGCGTCGAGTACTACAGCGAGGTGAAGGCCGCGTCTGGCGGTTTGGGACGTTTCCGCGGCGAAGAGCTGATCCCTCTCATGAAGCGCGTGCACCATCACTATCACTACGTCTGA
- a CDS encoding cyclin dependent kinase-binding protein,putative yields MTSGCKNGLGGGSGVKPRLVGKVSGVQRATAFLSAINPTELHPHPLRGGARSSTKNGSGSDISSSSNPDSLGGSFNKAETREERAVLEGMSRALGTGADGCNTLRNFTIRVPSSSGLEGPANTHVGGFASAATQQSISAPTVATNTSSSDPNATAATDAIAAGCPHFSSPIPRVPVGKAVSQLTPQQLQHRRRQSFAADFSLRYRRQENFLKSLGTSMKPVKRHRRHSSSSSSSSSSSSSRSRSEIQRSAASPVNTSGVTAAGGLGAGAGGARQDAGASAANVGNNAAGGDISGTALSGGASGESNLLPSQGHRHRVSCNSGGKPPLQVHELVKREGQRVRLRWIYGDVQQRRSSSSSSSSSSSSRSSGSPQSRGKRSPKYGPGGGDGVAVGKGSLAAHGGGSVPGPLEVEWSGTPQHLSSTSHTLVRSLSLTSPSSSSSGGSSRRHHTRNKKRRQRQWWAQSAATPMSLCTILTKFEPRVTSLWKEDQVIQPYRGESNASGSRSSSSSKQRSSSSSSSSSSSSLSHSQGLNDVDGEYQDFVVNSQYLAGNYADRRHVAEMTSVVVTSSSSDSGLRTHSPYSSSSSKTRTGSSPHGRRGSSSRTQSRSSSSYSSSGSSRRSRSSSRSSRGSSRSSSNARHRRRHHNRGKGGIISGEGDIRSYRKVLARRQYRNNPAFSNAYFVDTGNITGGERRRKMISLPSYRVSMISFVDKKILKKDLNHNFHIQHPELEVRDIKLTHLRKIKHELLVYALEDNSLLDLTTTAYAYWYFERLVVQGMVGKHNRKEIMAACVLLAIKFLETGDLMKKIAYFKNRWRRFHNVSGVHVGNVNAMLGGGGGKGVEEDDEEVVHVNWKKVEEQEFPVYVGLDFTLLPDGDGQVIKTHIERLLQLINVTSQEYYSKKFVSPAYLNHYNCYSNLYY; encoded by the coding sequence ATGACCTCGGGCTGCAAAAATGGTTTaggtggcggcagtggggtGAAGCCGCGCTTGGTTGGAAAGGTCTCAGGTGTGCAGCGGGCGACGGCGTTCCTCAGCGCTATCAACCCGACGGAGctgcacccccaccctctgcgcggtggcgctcgaTCCAGCACCAAGaatggcagcggcagcgacattAGCTCCAGCTCCAATCCCGACAGCCTTGGCGGCAGTTTCAACAAGGCCGAGACGAGAGAGGAAAGAGCAGTCCTGGAGGGAATGTCGCGTGCGCTGGGTACCGGTGCCGATGGGTGCAATACTCTGCGCAATTTCACGATACGCGTTCCGAGCTCCAGTGGTCTTGAAGGACCGGCTAACACGCACGTCGGCGGCTTCGCTAGCGCTGCCACACAACAAAGTATTTCTGCACCGACGGTCGCTACCAACACAAGCAGCAGTGATCCCAACGCCACAGCGGCTACAGATGCCATTGCCGCCGGTTGCCCTCATTTCTCCAGTCCAATCCCTCGTGTGCCAGTCGGCAAGGCCGTCTCTCAGCtcacgccgcagcagctccagcaccgACGCCGCCAATCCTTCGCTGCTGACTTTTCTCTTCGATACCGGCGGCAGGAGAACTTCCTCAAGTCGCTAGGCACTAGCATGAAGCCTGTCAagcggcatcgtcgtcacagcagcagcagcagcagcagcagctcttcttcctccagccgcagccgcagtgaGATTCAGCGCAGTGCGGCCTCGCCGGTGAACACCAGTGGCGTCACTGCGGCTGGCGGTCTTGGCgcgggtgctggtggcgctcgGCAGGATGCCGGGGCATCCGCTGCGAACGTTGGCAACAACGCCGCTGGTGGAGACATTTCCGGCACCGCGTTaagcggtggcgccagcggGGAGTCGAatctgctgccgtcgcaggggcaccggcaccgcgtCAGCTGCAACAGCGGGGGCAAGCCCCCACTGCAGGTCCACGAGCTTGTGAAGAGGGAGGGCCAGagggtgcggctgcggtggatTTACGGTGAtgttcagcagcgccgctcgtcctcgtcgtcgtcttcgtcctcTTCGAGCAGCCGCTCTTCTGGCTCGCCACAGAGCCGCGGGAAGCGGAGCCCCAAGTATGGcccaggcggcggcgacggggtCGCTGTGGGAAAAGGGTCACTGGCCGCACATGGCGGAGGTTCAGTTCCTGGCCCCCTCGAGGTGGAGTGGAGTGGAACACCGCAGCACTTGTCCAGCACGAGTCACACACTCGTGCGGTCGTTGTCTTTgacctcgccgtcgtcgtcgtcttctgGCGGTAGCTCGCGTCGTCACCACACTCGAAACAAGAAGCGGCGACAACGGCAGTGGTGGGCGCAGTCGGCTGCCACGCCGATGTCGCTCTGCACCATCTTGACAAAGTTCGAGCCACGAGTGACGTCGCTGTGGAAGGAGGACCAAGTGATCCAGCCGTACCGCGGGGAGTCCAACGCGAGCGGCAGTAGGTCCAGCTCATCCTCCAAACAGCGCTcgtcctcatcgtcgtcttcgtcttcgtcgtcctctctctcgcactcgcAGGGCCTCAACGACGTCGATGGCGAGTATCAAGATTTTGTTGTGAACAGCCAATACCTCGCTGGTAACTACGCCGACCGCCGGCACGTGGCCGAGATGACCAGCGTGGTCGTTACCTCTAGCTCTTCAGACTCGGGCCTCAGAACGCACTCACCGTActcgtcatcctcctcgaAGACGCGCACCGGTAGCAGCCCCCACGGCcgtcgtggcagcagcagccgtacccaaagccgctcctcctcttcttacagcagcagcggctccagtcgacgcagccgcagcagcagccggagcAGTCGCGGCAGCtcacgcagctcctccaacgcgcgccaccgccgccgccaccacaacCGCGGCAAAGGAGGCATCATCAGCGGCGAGGGTGATATTCGAAGCTACCGTAAGGTCCTCGCGCGGCGACAGTACCGCAACAACCCTGCCTTCTCGAACGCGTACTTCGTCGACACGGGCAACATCACCGGtggcgagcgccgccgcaagatgatctccctcccctcctacCGCGTCTCGATGATCTCGTTTGTGGACAAGAAGATCCTGAAGAAGGACCTCAACCACAACTTCCATATTCAGCACCCCGAGCTCGAGGTGCGCGACATTAAACTGACGCACCTCCGCAAGATCAAGCACGAGTTGCTGGTCTACGCGCTAGAGGACAACTCCCTGCTGGATCTGACCACCACGGCGTATGCGTACTGGTACTTTGAGCGACTCGTGGTGCAGGGCATGGTGGGCAAGCACAACCGCAAGGAGATCATGGCGGCATGCGTGCTGCTCGCCATCAAGTTCCTGGAAACGGGCGACCTCATGAAGAAGATCGCCTACTTCAAGAACCGGTGGCGCCGCTTTCACAACGTGTCTGGCGTGCACGTCGGTAATGTCAATGCGatgcttggcggcggcggcggtaagggggtggaggaggatgacgaggaggtggtgcacgTAAATTGGAagaaggtggaggagcaggagtTCCCGGTGTACGTCGGGCTCGACTTTACACTGCTGCCCGACGGGGACGGGCAGGTGATCAAGACGCACATTGaacgcctgctgcagctcatcaATGTAACCTCGCAGGAGTACTATAGCAAGAAGTTCGTGTCACCTGCGTACTTGAACCACTACAACTGCTACAGCAACCTCTACTACTAG
- a CDS encoding glycosomal membrane protein-like protein, whose translation MSRVALGASRMLERTDSVDKLIKLMAGAFTFLSTTNSLQREQYADSARHLTDVRSVLRLSRLFSLTFKMQSLVEVFAAQGFAWTERKKFLEFFKAVCDFLYAAGDHALLVARENLLGKNFDAAHLRKCTLAIQLFGHFLGTVFHLFELLDAARKLRYDPPAATRACKIATVSATREAVDTAVTLSICNGANSACRMSPRVSGALRCLSGALSIYLNAQAKT comes from the coding sequence ATGTCGCGCGTCGCTCTCGGCGCGTCGCGCATGTTGGAGCGGACCGACAGCGTTGACAAGCTCATCAAACTCATGGCTGGCGCCTTTACCTTCTTGAGCACGACGAACTCTCTGCAGCGAGAGCAGTATGCCGACTCGGCTAGACACCTCACCGACGTACGCTCTGTTCTGCGCCTGAGCCGACTTTTCAGCCTCACGTTCAAGATGCAGTCCCTCGTCGAGGTGTTCGCGGCACAGGGCTTCGCGTGGACGGAACGCAAGAAGTTCTTGGAGTTCTTCAAGGCCGTCTGCGACTTTCTCTACGCCGCTGGCGACCACGCCCTGCTCGTCGCCCGTGAAAATCTGCTGGGGAAGAACTTCGACGCGGCGCATCTGCGAAAGTGTACTTTGGCAATCCAGCTCTTCGGTCATTTCTTGGGTACGGTGTTCCACCTATTCGAGCTGCTTGACGCCGCCCGAAAGCTTCGCTACGAtccgccggcggcgacgcgggcGTGCAAGATCGCTACCGTCAGCGCGACGCGCGAGGCGGTAGACACGGCTGTGACCTTGTCCATCTGCAACGGCGCGAACAGCGCATGCCGGATGAGTCCGCGTGTCAGCGGCGCCTTGAGATGCCTCTCTGGTGCACTTTCCATTTATCTGAATGCGCAGGCGAAAACCTAG
- a CDS encoding putative glycosomal membrane protein: protein MSDFEKLIKLLGQTDGRDKIYKFLAGFFKILAAVAARSQDSRAKAYVTIGNSIGSARSLMRMGKFAGDMPKLQKIADGVVVRGFAGTECRRFIEFFRIVCNSLYIMGDNAAFIAKYKLISADAKCITKCAKTAQFWGFFLAAVLDLIALRAALQKRVCDVATSKKEAKAAVINLTKDASDVLVTMAAVGYLKSVWCPSQITVGTLTCVSGGVATYLNWSKIK, encoded by the coding sequence ATGAGCGACTTCGAGAAGCTGATAAAGCTGCTCGGCCAGACCGATGGCCGCGACAAGATCTACAAGTTCCTCGCTGGTTTCTTCAAGATTCTAGCGGCCGTCGCGGCTCGCAGCCAGGACTCGCGTGCCAAGGCGTACGTCACGATCGGCAACTCCATCGGCAGCGCCCGCTCCCTGATGCGCATGGGCAAGTTCGCGGGTGATATGCCGAAGCTGCAGAAGATCGCCGATGGCGTCGTGGTGAGGGGCTTCGCTGGCACGGAGTGCAGGAGGTTCATTGAGTTCTTCCGCATCGTCTGCAACTCTCTCTACATCATGGGCGATAACGCCGCCTTCATCGCCAAGTACAAGCTGATCTCGGCAGACGCCAAGTGCATTACGAAGTGCGCGAAGACCGCGCAGTTCTGGGGCTTTttcctcgccgccgtgctggaCCTCATCGCCCTTCGTGCTGCCCTGCagaagcgtgtgtgtgatgtgGCCACGAGCAAGAAGGAAGCCAAGGCTGCCGTCATCAACCTCACCAAGGACGCCTCAGATGTGCTTGTGACgatggccgccgtcggctACCTGAAGAGCGTGTGGTGCCCATCCCAAATCACCGTTGGCACCCTCACTTGCGTGTCCGGCGGTGTCGCCACGTACCTCAACTGGAGCAAGATCAAGTAG